A single window of Colletotrichum higginsianum IMI 349063 chromosome 8, whole genome shotgun sequence DNA harbors:
- a CDS encoding C6 transcription factor, with product MEADVPTTSVGSSDNPSPAGVKRKRRPRAPMACGTCRARKVKCDGCSPCSNCVRHEFSCSYKEGVGDVPKKRTHSFDSPGRIQQRLQPQPMTNSQTTMHQPQSMLPENLHPSPVSLDEPIKHEQQQQQHQHQHHSSQPNASDHRQRDDDSSVSSEHDVDGLGQVNEHTEGAEFYGPTGTFYFLARLRSRANTQKQPEAGASGHRKQSSIVNLLHSSDYSTPPDSRIIGQSQQNNPYGKGSPQYGGGGGAGSARRGSYQYQQQQQQQSAVSPGAAVLSPADAFLAAEIERECVRLYFQNLHNIHPILEQASFLKRCEEDIWSSSSSSSRPPDVSPACSQMRREGRFLALYHVVVAIGAITAGETSLLMEDHTREFLDRTGQNGKEEALYPPIRLARRYFERSRLHLEDICESSSLETAQTLFLMRHGHQDGVCHGDPDQERIRHEPGELAVVVTLFSRDPSEMCFSAGRQSGLRAPNSYSIPFPKTSHFPNSAYCLINPMVDLAKILMWMTDNLSLHCNHKSLQRLSQTALDLDRELDDWKSGLPRQLRFDLSSLEDSEFAMKQKTVLKLRFLNARILLHRQFIISKALEADRNTVSRHVKSCVNAATDTIRFMHTSYLHRPYFRTWWYNCMYLLDACMVLLHVLISNICPFPAQEVMEDIELSLDIFKAMKMLAVARRCADIVRELLSVAAKMHRPSHSRQNSTTTTTTTATTAAAAETEPAMKLQDGSGGMLAHVSPGFLSDGIVGMQHQHQHQQQHHHHPFAGDATDFGDAMIPGDFDANLVDPNVVWNFLNFEHWNAWSDAAFR from the exons ATGGAAGCGGACGTACCCACCACCAGCGTTGGTTCTTCGGATAACCCGAGCCCTGCAGGCGTCAAGAGGAAACGGAGGCCTCGAGCCCCGATGGCGTGTGGGACCTGTCGGGCTCGCAAAGTAAAG TGCGACGGCTGCTCACCTTGCTCCAACTGTGTCC GCCATGAGTTCTCATGCTCGTACAAGGAGGGAGTAGGAGATGT ACCTAAGAAGAGGACTCACTCCTTTGATTCCCCGGGACGGATTCAACAACGCTTACAGCCGCAGCCCATGACTAACTCACAGACTACCATGCATCAACCGCAGTCTATGCTGCCAGAGAATCTACACCCTTCCCCCGTCAGCCTCGATGAGCCTATCAAGCATgagcaacaacaacaacaacaccaacaccaacaccactcATCCCAGCCGAACGCGTCGGACCACAGGcagcgcgacgacgactcgtccgtctcgtcaGAGCATGAtgttgacggcctcggccaggtcaACGAACACACCGAGGGGGCTGAGTTCTACGGCCCGACGGGTACCTTCTACTTCCTGGCCCGCCTGCGTTCTCGGGCCAATACGCAGAAGCagcccgaggccggcgcctcCGGGCACAGGAAGCAGAGCTCCATCGTCAACCTCCTGCACAGCTCCGACTACTCGACGCCCCCGGACTCGCGGATCATCGGCCAGAGCCAACAGAACAACCCGTACGGCAAGGGGAGCCCTCagtacggcggcggcggcggcgcaggctCCGCGAGGCGCGGCTCCTACCAATatcagcaacagcagcagcagcagagcgCCGTCAGCCCGGGGGCAGCGGTCCTGAGCCCGGCGGACGCGTTTTtggcggccgagatcgagcgcGAGTGCGTCCGGCTCTATTTCCAGAACCTGCACAACATCCACCCGATCCTCGAGCAGGCGTCGTTCCTCAAGCggtgcgaggaggacatctggtcgtcgtcgtcgtcgtcgtcgaggccgccggaCGTTTCTCCCGCCTGTTCCCAGATGCGCCGGGAGGGCCGGTTCCTCGCGCTGtaccacgtcgtcgtcgccatcgggGCCATCACGGCCGGGGAGACGTCGCTGCTGATGGAGGACCACACCCGCGAGTTCCTCGACCGGACGGGGCAGAACGGCAAGGAAGAGGCGCTGTACCCCCCGATTCGGCTGGCGAGGAGGTACTTTGAGAGGTCGAGGCTTCACCTGGAGGACATTTGCGAGTCGAGCTCGCTGGAAACTGCGCAGACGCTGTTTCTCATG CGGCATGGCCATCAGGACGGCGTCTGCCATGGGGATCCCGACCAAGAACGGATCCGACACGAGCCCGGAGAGCTTGCTGTGGTG GTCACTCTATTCTCACGAGAT CCCAGTGAAATGTGCTTCTCGGCAGGTCGCCAGTCAGGCCTGCGCGCGCCGAATTCCTACTCGATCCCATTCCCCAAGACTTCA CACTTCCCCAACTCGGCCTACTGCCTCATCAACCCCATGGTAGATCTGGCCAAGATCCTCATGTGGATGACGGACAACCTCAGCCTGCACTGCAACCACAAGTCCCTGCAACGGCTCTCGCAGACGgcgctcgacctcgaccgcgaGCTGGACGACTGGAAGTCGGGCCTGCCGCGCCAGCTGCGCTTCGACCTGTCGTCCTTGGAGGACAGCGAGTTCGCCATGAAGCAGAAGACCGTCCTCAAGCTAC GCTTCTTGAACGCGCGGATACTGCTTCACCGGCAGTTCATCATCTCCAaggcgctcgaggccgacagAAACACGGTATCCCGGCACGTCAAGTCGTgcgtcaacgccgccacgGACACCATCCGGTTCATGCATACGAGCTACCTCCACCGGCCGTACTTCAGGACGTG GTGGTACAACTGCATGTATCTCCTAGACGCTTGCATGGTCCTCCTCCACGTGCTCATCTCCAACATCTGCCCCTTCCCCGCCCAGGAGGTCATGGAGGACATCGAGCTGAGCCTCGACATCTTCAAAGCCATGAAGatgctcgccgtcgcccggcGGTGCGCCGACATCGTGCGCGAGCTGCtcagcgtcgccgccaagatgCATCGCCCGAGCCACTCACGGCAGAATAGcacgacgacaaccacaaccacagccacaacggcggcggcagctgaAACGGAGCCGGCGATGAAGCTCCAGGACGGTAGCGGGGGCATGCTCGCGCACGTATCGCCCGGCTTCTTGTCAGATGGGATCGTGGGCAtgcagcatcagcatcagcatcagcagcaacatcatcaccatcccTTTGCCGGGGACGCCACCGACTTTGGCGACGCCATGATCCCGGGGGACTTTGACGCCAACCTGGTCGACCCCAACGTCGTGTGGAACTTTTTGAACTTTGAGCACTGGAACGCGTGGTCCGATGCGGCTTTCAGATAG
- a CDS encoding Endoglucanase B, whose translation MKIDISIAVLLALAHRVSAQQAPWGQCGGNGWTGPTTCVAGWQCVKAHEWYSQCLEGTSSPSPTTLRTTTTSRPTVTITSSTARASSSAQSTTSARSSSSSSSSASASASAAPSACPGTFADVSAADFVKAMSPGWNLGNTLDAIPNEGSWNNPPVVERTFDDVKAAGFKSVRIPVTYSDHFTSAAPNYTVDAAWLQRVSDVVDMATARGFYVLTNVHHDSWNWADVTKATTDADLKVLYDKFYNLWLQIGRKLACKSSLVAFESINEPPATTAEHGARINTLNELFLKALADSGGHNTRRVVNLAGGGMDAAKSTQWFKPPAAVKNPWALQYHVYNPYDFIFSAWGKTVWGSDADKAALAAELGIVRGNFSDVPLVIGEFDASPLNTEPAGRWKWTDHLVRTATALNTAVVIWDNGLDHFDRDARVWRDPTSIGIINNAVRGVRNSLPDSTVDAAATTQDSSAYVFNRAGSAPADQTLPWLFNGNTLTKITTDTGAALAAGGDYTVSASAITLKAAFLARYLTPTAAPGGKANLTLTFSAGATSQIQIVQWDVPTLASTGSKAVAGADLNIPITYKGVRMPAAVKAVSSDGVYLFDDWTQWLGPLQQGRIVSVAPFPPSFIMAAFPPPVFLRGHDWRRKRGPRETC comes from the exons ATGAAGATCGACATCAGCATCGCCGTGCTGCTTGCACTGGCGCACCGGGTCTCGGCCCAGCAGGCGCCGTGGGGCCAGTGTGGCGGCAACGGGTGGACGGGACCGACGACCTGCGTAGCGGGATGGCAATGCGTGAAGGCGCACGAGT GGTACTCGCAGTGTCTCGAGGGAACCAGCTCACCCTCGCCCACCACTCTccgaacgacgacgacctcgaggccgacagTGACTATCACGTCGAGCACGGCGCGTgcgtccagctcggcgcaGTCGACGACCTCTGCCagatcctcgtcctcctcgtcctcctcggcgagcgccagcgccagcgccgccccGTCGGCGTGCCCCGGCACCTTCGCCGACGTCTCGGCGGCCGACTTCGTCAAGGCCATGAGCCCCGGGTGGAACCTGGGCAACACGCTCGACGCGATCCCCAACGAGGGGTCGTGGAACAACCCGCCCGTGGTCGAGAGGACGTTTGAcgacgtcaaggccgccgggTTCAAGAGCGTCCGCATCCCGG TGACCTACAGCGACCATTTCACCAGCGCGGCCCCCAACTACACAGTCGACGCGGCCTGGCTTCAGCGTGTGTCTGACGTGGTTGACATGGCGACTGCGCGCGGGTTCTACGTCCTGACCAACGTTCATCACG ACTCCTGGAACTGGGCCGACGTCACCAAGGCAaccaccgacgccgacctcaaGGTACTGTACGACAAGTTCTACAACCTTTGGCTCCAGATCGGCCGCAAGCTGGCGTGCAAATCCagcctcgtcgccttcgaGTCCATCAACGAGCCCCCCGCCACGACCGCCGAGCACGGCGCGCGCATCAACACGCTCAACGAGCTCTTCCTCAAGGCGCTCGCCGACAGCGGCGGCCACAACACCCGCCGCGTCGTcaacctcgccggcggcggcatggacGCCGCCAAGTCGACGCAGTGGTTCAagccccccgccgccgtcaagaacCCCTGGGCGCTGCAGTACCACGTCTACAACCCCTAcgacttcatcttctccgCCTGGGGCAAGACCGTCTGGGGCTccgacgccgacaaggcGGCCCTCGCGGCCGAGCTGGGCATCGTCAGGGGCAACTTCTCCGACGTGCCgctcgtcatcggcgagTTCGACGCGAGCCCGCTCAACACGGAGCCCGCCGGCCGCTGGAAGTGGACCGACCACCTCGTCcgcacggcgacggcgctcaacacggccgtcgtcatctgGGACAACGGGCTCGACCACTTCGACCGCGACGCGCGCGTCTGGCGGGACCCGACGTCCATCGGCATCATCAATAACGCCGTCCGTGGCGTGAGGAACTCGCTGCCGGACAGCAccgtcgacgcggccgccACGACGCAGGACTCGTCGGCGTACGTCTTCAACCGCGCCGGCAGCGCGCCGGCGGACCAGACGCTGCCCTGGCTGTTCAACGGGAACACGCTCACCAAGATCACGACGGACACCGGCGCGGCGCtggccgcgggcggcgactacaccgtctcggcgtcggccatcACGCTCAAGGCGGCGTTCTTGGCCAGATACCtcacgccgacggcggcgccggggggCAAGGCGAACCTGACGCTGaccttctcggccggcgcGACGTCCCAGATCCAGATCGTGCAGTGGGACGTTCCCACGCTCGCCTCGACCGGCTCCAAGGCCGTCGCGGGCGCGGACCTCAACATCCCGATCACGTACAAGGGCGTGAGGATGCCGGCTGCCGTGAAGGCCGTGAGCAGTGACGGGGTCTATCTGTTTGACGACTGGACGCAGTGGCTTGGTCCCCTTCAGCAGGGCCGTATCGTGAGTGTTGCCCCTTTTCCTCCTAGTTTTATCATGGCcgccttccctccccccgtcTTCCTCCGAGGCCATGATTGGAGGAGAAAGCGAGGACCAAGAGAGACGTGCTGA
- a CDS encoding Fungal specific transcription factor: MNGGSAKGVKFVGSDASGLPLKRKQVQQACESCRKKKKRCIHAEVAPVELAHANAHDGPAGSSPAKDVHLVSSTGSPTKHRNSTAAPDDGALSKSPSRRESATAGQPDHAQTPQTRFVGDLNPEGMFTEAADPAAAADPIQKAEVGVWLPSVNATSAQSTASVVSRPPAMIDKVLLPFVKETCLKCVPPEKDFRHLHRVYREKIHPIFALVPEDVLDDGDSPAAIVMRQVVSLAAAADPEMKSHLRLANHGNKKLSYQDFSQMLSGSVQTILETSLISDRTVHIRALCMLSLYVQPSSADEADLPARLGARAAHHSQTLGLHLFHSSDDTLDTLFCAVWALDRINAASYGRPCVLHEGDIGPGLDDCFRRQAPCLRLFLSVVQWLDKVIELYRPGVIAQSLESKPFIDLPVLEPMILEAEALQVSTPLLATIEVFYHAVIILSCRLSRPGPPAQYASSIPPASANARRSLAAERISSAIRRDHLSPVPLVPYALSLALSVEYRKMRHSALPMFRARARSAFKSNSELMKRFGDVYWSARVVAGLGERILREMERAANSIAQGAAGPLATSSITDVPTTARTEEVASVAAAPDAVSQAAAVPAVTASTTDFPPLDAIDFSAVDAMPHLDVFGHFDPSFNLPAVDNALEANLDIGLPLNWGEWDHFAS; encoded by the exons ATGAACGGTGGCTCAGCTAAAGGCGTCAAGTTTGTCGGCTCCGACGCTTCGGGGCTTCCTCTCAAGCGGAAGCAGGTCCAGCAAGCCTGTGAATCATGTCGCAAAAAGAAG AAACGTTGCATCCACGCCGAGGTTGCACCGGTAGAGCTCGCGCACGCAAATGCGCATGATGGGCCTGCAGGATCCTCGCCGGCCAAAGACGT ACACCTGGTCTCATCCACCGGCTCACCCACCAAGCACCGCAACTCAACGGCGGCACCTGATGATGGTGCGCTGTCCAAATCGCCCTCCCGCCGCGAATCGGCCACGGCAGGCCAGCCGGATCATGCGCAGACTCCTCAAACACGGTTCGTGGGCGACCTCAACCCTGAGGGCATGTTCACCGAAGCCGCCgatccggcggcggcggcggacccTATTCAAAAGGCAGAGGTGGGTGTATGGCTTCCGTCCGTGAACGCGACATCCGCCCAGTCGACTGCCAGCGTCGTGTCGCGCCCACCAGCCATGATCGACAAGGTGTTGCTGCCCTTCGTCAAGGAGACTTGCCTCAAGTGCGTGCCGCCAGAGAAGGATTTCAGACACCTGCACAGGGTGTATCGAGAGAAGATTCACCCCATCTTCGCACTGGTCCCGGAAGACGTCTTGGATGATGGCGATTCTCCAGCCGCCATTGTCATGCGCCAGGTCGTCTCTCTGGCAGCTGCCGCCGACCCTGAGATGAAGAGCCATCTGCGCCTCGCCAACCATGGCAACAAGAAGCTGTCTTACCAAGACTTCTCGCAGATGCTGTCGGGGTCCGTCCAAACCATCCTGGAGACGAGCCTGATTTCGGACCGGACAGTGCATATTCGCGCCCTTTGCATGCTGTCGCTATACGTTCAACCTTcgagcgccgacgaggcggatTTGCCCGCTCGACTGGGTGCCAGGGCAGCCCACCACTCTCAGACCCTCGGCTTGCATCTTTTCCACTCCAGTGACGATACGCTAGATACACTGTTTTGTGCCGTGTGGGCTCTCGACCGTATCAACGCCGCATCGTACGGAAGACCCTGCGTCCTGCACGAGGGAGACATCGGGCCCGGTCTCGATGACTGCTTTCGTAGGCAAGCGCCGTGCCTCCGACTCTTTTTGTCGGTTGTGCAGTGGCTGGACAAGGTAATTGAGCTGTACAGGCCAGGCGTCATCGCCCAGTCTCTTGAAAGCAAGCCGTTTATTGACCTGCCGGTGCTGGAGCCTATGATTCTGGAAGCCGAGGCCTTGCAGGTTTCCACGCCGCTCCTCG CGACCATCGAAGTCTTTTACcacgccgtcatcatcctATCGTGCCGTCTGTCTAGGCCTGGCCCGCCAGCGCAGTACGCCTCGTCCATCCCACCTGCTTCGGCAAACGCCCGTCGCTCCCTGGCTGCCGAGCGCATATCTTCAGCCATCCGTCGGGATCACCTGAGCCCCGTGCCTCTCGTCCCCTacgccctctccctcgcgcTGAGCGTCGAATACAGGAAGATGCGGCACAGCGCGCTGCCCATGTTTCGGGCCCGCGCCCGCAGTGCCTTCAAGTCCAACTCGGAGCTGATGAAACGCTTCGGCGACGTGTACTGGAGCGCGAGGGTGGTCGCCGGGCTGGGTGAGCGCATCCTGAGAGAGATGGAGCGGGCGGCCAACTCGATTGCCCAGGGAGCAGCAGGGCCACTTGCGACGTCGTCCATCACGGACGTTCCCACGACCGCAAGGACCGAGGAGGTTGCCTCTGTGGCTGCAGCGCCGGATGCAGTATCGCAGGCCGCAGCAGTGCCGGCAGTaacggcctcgacgaccgaCTTCCCGCCGCTGGACGCCATTGATTTCTCGGCCGTCGATGCTATGCCGCATCTGGACGTGTTTGGCCATTTCGACCCGAGTTTCAACTTGCCGGCGGTGGACAATGCGCTGGAAGCTAACCTAGACATCGGGCTTCCGCTGAACTGGGGCGAATGGGATCACTTTGCCAGCTGA